From Labrus bergylta chromosome 22, fLabBer1.1, whole genome shotgun sequence, one genomic window encodes:
- the LOC136177328 gene encoding cerebellin-1-like encodes MKFSIWVFSSLFCSLILAQDEGQAAEKTSQTEACFPDLCDLLKDFGALREKMGIMETRLKDSENQIHELKTKETTRVAFSAATGGDNNAIGPFSTDRTLIFRKVITNIGNTYNTETGIFAAPVTGTYYFTLFHHAGGTHTASLSLIKNNVVVVMTYDHPSTQDTADNGGNAVLLQLQQGDQVYVRLDANAHVWGNDVITTFSYFLLSQG; translated from the exons ATGAAGTTTTCCATTTGGGTGTTTTCGTCGCTGTTCTGCAGCTTGATTTTGGCCCAAGATGAAGGTCAGGCTGCTGAAAAAACTAGCCAAACAGAGGCATGCTTTCCTGACTTGTGTGACCTCCTGAAAGACTTTGGTGCCCTGAGAGAAAAAATGGGAATCATGGAAACCAGACTGAAGGACAGCGAAAACCAGATTCATGAACTGAAGACTAAAG AAACAACCAGGGTGGCATTCAGCGCTGCAACAGGAGGCGATAATAATGCCATTGGACCATTTAGCACAGATAGGACTTTAATCTTTAGAAAAGTTATTACAAACATTGGCAACACCTACAATACTGAAACGG GTATCTTTGCTGCACCTGTTACAGGCACGTACTACTTCACCTTGTTCCATCACGCTGGAGGAACACACACAGCCAGTCTTTCTCTCATCAAAAACAACGTTGTGGTTGTGATGACCTATGACCACCCGTCAACACAAGACACGGCTGATAATGGAGGCAACGCGGTgctcctgcagctgcagcaaGGGGACCAGGTGTATGTTCGCCTGGATGCAA
- the LOC136177327 gene encoding cerebellin-2-like, which translates to MNSTCLWVLLLLCGLTSAEVGENAVETRSCFPDMCDLLREFGSMAEKLKVMETRLQDSETRLQDSETRLEISETRLQDSETRLEISETRLQNSEARLKIGETRLNDSEHQILDLKSKETTKVIFSAAIGRNGAVGPYNTDTTLVYRTVITNIGNAYNAATGIFTAPVPGVYYFTFFCHAGGRYALKLFLFKNGEKIVVSNDHSSYWDTADNGGNAVFLQLQQRDQVYVRMPANSHVWGGDYVTTFSGSLVTQM; encoded by the exons ATGAATTCTACTTGTTTGTGGGTTTTATTGCTGTTGTGTGGCTTGACTTCAGCCGAGGTTGGTGAGAATGCTGTTGAAACACGTTCATGCTTTCCTGATATGTGTGATCTTCTGAGAGAGTTCGGATCCATGGCAGAAAAACTCAAAGTTATGGAAACCAGGCTGCAGGACAGTGAAACCAGGCTGCAGGATAGTGAAACCAGGTTAGAGATCAGTGAAACCAGGCTACAGGATAGTGAAACCAGGTTAGAGATCAGTGAAACCAGGCTACAGAACAGTGAAGCCAGGCTGAAAATTGGTGAAACCAGGCTAAATGACAGTGAACACCAGATTCTTGATCTGAAGAGCAAAG AGACAACCAAGGTGATCTTCAGTGCAGCGATAGGAAGAAATGGAGCTGTTGGACCgtacaacacagacacaactttAGTCTACAGAACAGTGATCACAAACATCGGCAACGCCTACAATGCAGCCACAG GTATCTTCACTGCACCTGTTCCAGGTGTTTATTACTTCACTTTCTTCTGTCATGCTGGAGGGCGATATGCATTGAAGCTGTTTCTCTTCAAGAATGGCGAAAAGATTGTAGTGAGCAATGATCACAGCTCGTACTGGGACACAGCTGATAATGGAGGAAACGCAGTGTTCCTCCAGCTGCAACAAAGAGACCAGGTGTATGTACGCATGCCTGCAAATTCACATGTTTGGGGAGGTGACTATGTTACAACTTTCAGTGGTTCTTTGGTCACTCAGATGTGA